One part of the Nitrospira sp. genome encodes these proteins:
- a CDS encoding DUF4832 domain-containing protein: MQNEGWKRALLLMLGLTLAACVSPLNAGPDRAAGTATEKIVTVHPHEIDDVLDNPGMGFADFHFGFGHPPQAEEYPHTTVAYFRWPWAELEPVEGQYNFALVDRVIAQAKAKGETLAIRIVSEYKTGTPQWVLSKGVGSVKESDGIFPDYNNPIFLEYHERLIRAFGERYGHSLDIDHVDIGSIGCWGEWNTACCEGVEAQCQAYFPSEANQLAVTDWYFKYFAGTPLVMLHGGQLQYATARGAGWRGDCFGDYGYFSPSWNHMEHAYAPVLEAQVVADAWKRGPVQMEVCGYIHEWYERGFDLDRILNKGLEWHVSVLNAKSKPIPVAWRPRINEFLKKIGYRLVPAEIAHPAAARAGESLMLQSRWENKGVAPVYHAWPLAYRLRSVQDQIVAQWTSSADVKQWLPGASHLAQDAFMVPTTLSPGIYALDLAVLAEDGRTAYVDLAIEGKRTDRWYQVSHVTIR; encoded by the coding sequence ATGCAGAACGAGGGATGGAAACGGGCGCTGCTACTGATGCTGGGGCTGACCCTGGCTGCCTGCGTGTCTCCCCTGAATGCCGGACCGGACCGGGCGGCGGGGACGGCCACGGAGAAGATTGTGACGGTGCATCCTCATGAGATCGACGATGTGCTGGACAACCCGGGGATGGGGTTCGCAGATTTTCATTTCGGCTTCGGCCATCCGCCTCAGGCTGAGGAGTATCCGCACACGACGGTGGCCTATTTTCGCTGGCCATGGGCAGAGCTCGAACCGGTGGAAGGGCAGTACAACTTTGCCTTGGTTGATCGCGTGATCGCACAAGCGAAAGCCAAAGGCGAGACACTCGCTATTCGGATCGTCTCCGAGTACAAGACCGGCACGCCGCAATGGGTACTGAGCAAGGGCGTGGGCAGTGTCAAAGAGTCGGACGGCATTTTCCCCGACTACAACAACCCCATCTTTCTCGAGTATCACGAACGGCTCATTCGCGCATTCGGCGAACGGTACGGACACTCACTCGACATCGATCACGTGGATATCGGATCAATCGGTTGCTGGGGCGAATGGAACACCGCCTGTTGCGAGGGGGTGGAAGCGCAATGCCAGGCCTATTTCCCGAGCGAAGCGAATCAACTCGCCGTTACCGATTGGTATTTCAAATATTTTGCCGGTACTCCACTGGTGATGCTGCACGGCGGGCAATTGCAGTATGCGACGGCGCGGGGAGCTGGTTGGCGAGGTGATTGTTTCGGCGACTATGGCTACTTCTCTCCGAGCTGGAATCATATGGAGCATGCCTATGCCCCGGTTTTGGAGGCGCAGGTCGTGGCCGATGCGTGGAAACGCGGGCCTGTGCAGATGGAAGTGTGCGGCTACATCCACGAATGGTATGAGCGAGGATTCGATCTCGATCGGATTTTGAACAAGGGACTGGAGTGGCACGTGTCCGTGCTCAATGCCAAGTCGAAACCCATTCCTGTTGCCTGGCGGCCTCGCATCAACGAGTTTTTGAAGAAGATTGGGTATCGGCTGGTGCCGGCTGAGATTGCACATCCGGCTGCTGCTCGTGCCGGTGAGAGCCTGATGCTCCAGTCACGTTGGGAAAACAAGGGCGTGGCGCCGGTCTACCATGCCTGGCCGTTGGCCTACCGATTGCGGTCCGTCCAGGATCAGATAGTGGCGCAGTGGACAAGTTCGGCCGATGTGAAACAGTGGTTACCGGGTGCGTCGCATCTGGCTCAGGACGCGTTCATGGTACCGACTACGCTGTCTCCGGGAATCTATGCACTCGATCTTGCCGTGCTGGCCGAGGATGGGCGGACTGCATATGTCGACTTGGCGATCGAGGGGAAGCGGACGGATCGCTGGTACCAGGTGTCACACGTCACGATCCGATAG
- a CDS encoding alpha/beta hydrolase — protein sequence MNVAGRSVATDGVVALIVPGIGDSGPQHWQSLWMQHHPHWRRMQQRDWDRPVLEEWLRGFDAAMAVRPQPTVLIAHSMGCLLVAHLATRASVPIRAALLVAPPDPQAPAFPATARGFETVPSGRLPFPSLVVASSNDPFGSVDYAKRCAADWGSAFAEAGAIGHINAESDLGEWPDGLALLDALLKSS from the coding sequence TTGAACGTGGCCGGTCGTAGTGTAGCAACTGACGGGGTGGTGGCGCTGATCGTCCCGGGCATCGGTGATTCCGGGCCACAGCATTGGCAGAGCCTCTGGATGCAGCACCATCCCCACTGGAGACGGATGCAGCAACGGGATTGGGATCGTCCGGTGCTGGAGGAGTGGCTGCGAGGATTCGATGCTGCAATGGCCGTGCGACCTCAGCCGACGGTCCTGATCGCCCATAGCATGGGCTGCCTGCTGGTTGCGCACTTGGCAACACGCGCTTCGGTTCCCATTCGCGCGGCCCTGCTGGTGGCGCCGCCTGATCCGCAGGCCCCCGCGTTTCCTGCGACAGCGCGTGGGTTTGAAACGGTTCCATCTGGCAGACTGCCCTTCCCCAGTCTCGTGGTTGCCAGCAGCAACGACCCCTTCGGATCTGTGGACTACGCCAAGCGATGCGCGGCTGATTGGGGCAGTGCTTTCGCCGAGGCCGGCGCGATTGGCCACATCAATGCCGAGAGCGACCTTGGGGAATGGCCTGACGGGCTAGCCCTATTGGACGCATTGCTGAAGTCGTCCTAA
- a CDS encoding NAD(P)/FAD-dependent oxidoreductase encodes MAEPVADICVIGAGAAGLAAGIFAAELQPDLRVELLDGATSIGAKILVSGGGRCNVTHDVVTPEDFFGTRHLVRNVLAAFPVQDTVAWFASLGVELKREETGKLFPVTDKARTVLDALTRRGRELGLVIRPGHRVAGIERRNESEQHETVGLPRFVIRHQHGETPARRVILATGGQSLPRTGSDGAGYELVRHLGHHVTPTVPALVALLLDEHCFHAQLSGLSQDVEIQTLVAGRSVDRRAGSLLWTHVGISGPVVMDASRFWCLARSRGETAEVIGNFLPGRHAEQAKEWFLAQAAQHPRRSLLKVLADSLPERFAEALCRHAGGDPQQACAQVPRVVRDRLMTGLTRFRFPVVRDRGWNFAEVTAGGVPLEEVNFRTMESKLVPGLYLVGEVLDCDGRIGGFNFQWAWATGRVAGRAVAADLAKEWPRAGKAQRSS; translated from the coding sequence ATGGCAGAGCCGGTGGCGGATATTTGTGTGATCGGGGCGGGCGCGGCCGGTTTGGCGGCCGGGATTTTTGCGGCTGAGCTTCAACCAGACCTCAGGGTTGAATTGTTGGACGGGGCCACGAGCATCGGGGCCAAAATTCTCGTTTCGGGCGGAGGCCGTTGCAACGTCACCCATGATGTCGTCACGCCGGAAGATTTTTTCGGCACTCGGCACCTCGTTCGGAATGTGCTCGCGGCGTTTCCGGTGCAGGATACCGTTGCATGGTTTGCCTCGCTCGGTGTCGAACTGAAGCGTGAGGAGACCGGCAAGTTGTTTCCGGTGACCGATAAGGCCAGGACAGTGCTCGACGCCCTTACGAGGCGAGGTCGTGAACTGGGCTTGGTCATCCGGCCGGGGCATCGGGTCGCGGGCATTGAGCGTAGAAACGAATCGGAACAGCACGAGACAGTGGGTCTGCCACGGTTTGTGATCCGCCATCAGCATGGAGAGACGCCTGCGCGTCGCGTCATCCTGGCCACCGGTGGGCAGTCGTTGCCGCGAACCGGAAGCGACGGAGCGGGGTACGAGCTGGTGCGGCATCTGGGGCATCACGTCACGCCGACCGTGCCGGCATTGGTGGCGTTGCTGCTGGATGAGCATTGCTTTCACGCGCAGCTCTCAGGTCTGTCGCAGGACGTGGAGATTCAAACGTTGGTGGCAGGGCGATCGGTCGATCGGCGTGCAGGCAGTCTCCTCTGGACGCATGTCGGCATCAGTGGGCCAGTCGTGATGGATGCCAGTCGCTTCTGGTGTCTGGCCCGGTCGCGAGGTGAAACGGCGGAGGTCATCGGCAACTTCCTTCCGGGCCGACATGCGGAGCAGGCGAAAGAATGGTTTCTTGCGCAGGCCGCCCAACATCCTCGCCGGTCGTTACTGAAGGTGCTTGCGGATTCGTTGCCGGAGCGGTTTGCCGAGGCACTGTGCCGTCATGCCGGGGGTGATCCGCAGCAGGCCTGCGCGCAGGTGCCGCGCGTTGTTCGGGACCGGCTGATGACGGGCCTTACCCGCTTTCGTTTTCCCGTCGTGCGTGATCGCGGGTGGAACTTTGCCGAAGTCACCGCCGGCGGAGTGCCATTGGAAGAGGTCAATTTCCGGACGATGGAGTCGAAGCTGGTTCCCGGACTCTATCTGGTCGGAGAAGTCCTTGACTGCGACGGCCGGATCGGTGGGTTCAATTTTCAATGGGCCTGGGCGACCGGACGGGTGGCAGGTCGTGCCGTGGCGGCTGATCTGGCGAAGGAATGGCCGCGAGCCGGTAAGGCTCAGCGGAGTTCATAA
- a CDS encoding carbon-nitrogen hydrolase family protein — MAGSLLRIACLHLAPVPGAIAQNRHLLTQAITKAACSGAGWIITPELAVSGYTFADTLGTDWIEPQPDHWMSRICRLAARLRVTLFLSHPEKDPRSRQLYNTVFAIGPDGRIAGSHRKINALRVGSEAWSTPGTDAAAFRLAPFGRVGLLICADAYTPGIAKSLKAQGATVLVSSAAWAPGLHGPNGEWERCTKDTGLPLFVCNRTGQDRTLDFRRAESVVAHDGKRLLSLSCEQSAIFLIEWNLRSGALAAPNARRILL, encoded by the coding sequence ATGGCCGGATCTCTTCTTCGCATCGCCTGCTTACACCTGGCCCCGGTTCCTGGAGCCATCGCGCAGAACCGCCACCTCCTCACCCAGGCCATCACCAAGGCGGCCTGCTCCGGAGCTGGTTGGATCATCACCCCGGAACTGGCGGTCAGCGGCTACACCTTTGCCGATACGCTCGGGACCGATTGGATCGAGCCTCAGCCAGACCATTGGATGAGCAGAATCTGCCGCCTCGCCGCTCGACTCCGGGTCACGCTGTTCCTGTCGCACCCGGAAAAAGATCCGCGCTCCCGGCAACTCTACAACACGGTCTTCGCGATCGGCCCCGATGGCCGCATTGCGGGCAGCCACAGGAAGATCAACGCATTGCGCGTCGGGTCCGAGGCCTGGTCCACCCCAGGCACAGACGCGGCTGCGTTTCGCCTAGCGCCATTCGGCCGCGTCGGCCTCCTCATCTGCGCCGATGCCTATACCCCGGGAATTGCCAAGAGTCTGAAAGCGCAGGGGGCCACTGTCCTCGTGTCTTCGGCTGCCTGGGCGCCGGGACTCCACGGCCCGAACGGCGAGTGGGAACGCTGCACGAAAGACACGGGATTGCCGCTGTTCGTCTGCAATCGAACCGGGCAGGACCGCACCCTCGACTTCAGAAGGGCGGAAAGCGTGGTGGCTCACGATGGGAAGCGGCTCCTATCGCTCTCGTGCGAACAGTCCGCCATTTTTCTGATCGAATGGAACCTGAGGTCGGGGGCGCTGGCCGCCCCGAACGCTCGGCGCATTCTGCTCTAG
- a CDS encoding SDR family oxidoreductase encodes MPYWFSAASRSDSVVITGASSGIGAACALALDKIGYRVFAGIRTPADGERLQQQAGPRLMPIRLDVTDPASISAASHTVAAMVGDRGLAGLVNNAGIGVAGPIELLPLADWRRQFEVNVFGLIAVTQTFLPLVRAGRGRIINMGSIAGRASMPFMAPYAASKHALEAITDALRLELQPWGIRVTLITPGAIATPIWSKTRKEVDTWDATWSQDLKNMYKEGFTRIKEAATAAGEQAQPAGTVTAAVAHALRSRWPKTRYLVGSDAAIRAYLALLLPDRLNDWIITRIVKLPARR; translated from the coding sequence ATGCCCTATTGGTTCTCAGCCGCTTCCCGTTCAGATTCCGTGGTCATCACCGGCGCCTCGAGTGGCATCGGGGCTGCGTGCGCCCTGGCATTGGACAAAATCGGGTATCGCGTCTTCGCCGGCATTCGCACCCCCGCCGACGGCGAGCGGCTCCAGCAGCAGGCCGGTCCCCGTCTGATGCCCATCCGGCTCGACGTGACGGATCCCGCCTCCATCTCCGCCGCCAGCCATACCGTGGCCGCCATGGTGGGAGATCGCGGCCTCGCCGGACTGGTCAATAACGCCGGCATCGGCGTCGCGGGGCCGATCGAACTCTTACCCCTCGCGGACTGGCGACGTCAATTCGAGGTGAATGTCTTCGGCCTCATTGCCGTCACACAAACGTTCCTGCCGTTGGTCCGCGCGGGGCGAGGGCGCATCATCAACATGGGCTCGATCGCCGGACGCGCCTCCATGCCGTTTATGGCCCCCTATGCCGCCTCCAAACATGCGCTGGAAGCGATCACCGATGCACTGCGCCTCGAATTGCAGCCCTGGGGCATCCGTGTGACGCTGATTACGCCAGGGGCGATTGCCACACCGATTTGGAGCAAGACCAGGAAAGAAGTCGACACCTGGGATGCCACGTGGAGCCAGGATCTCAAAAACATGTACAAGGAAGGATTCACACGCATCAAGGAAGCCGCCACGGCGGCCGGCGAACAAGCTCAACCGGCCGGAACGGTCACGGCGGCCGTCGCGCATGCGCTTCGGTCGCGCTGGCCAAAAACCCGGTATCTCGTCGGTTCCGACGCCGCTATTCGAGCCTATCTCGCCTTACTGCTTCCCGACCGGCTCAACGACTGGATCATCACCCGCATCGTCAAATTGCCCGCGCGCCGCTGA
- a CDS encoding DUF481 domain-containing protein, whose translation MSQHAVYHRLLRQGALLGFILWASLAWADEVHLQNGDRLTGTIVKMEERVLTLQTDYGGEIKLDWGKVERLSSASPLRLLVPGASRDVLREFFYGAQDLQEASELGPDGPVRLTDVTAINLEPLRVTGTITVGGNSTTGNSSAKAFNSAVRMTIQAYRQRLLIEGKYNYGQAGDQVTARNSLASLKHNYFVSKQVFIETFGMLEKDTLQNLQLRSTIGSGLGYQFYETARTTLAVSAGLAHVNEHFTNSPSTETPSARWSLRWEHGLWPDRVKIFHRHEAFWDLNGGNAFRVNADQGVRITVYKNLFFNVEYDLRLNTQPAPGRKKTDESVIFGVGYELR comes from the coding sequence ATGTCCCAACACGCTGTCTATCACCGCCTGCTTCGGCAGGGCGCGCTCCTAGGCTTCATCCTCTGGGCCAGCCTTGCCTGGGCCGACGAGGTGCATTTGCAGAATGGAGATCGGCTGACGGGTACGATCGTCAAAATGGAGGAGCGGGTCCTGACCCTCCAGACCGACTATGGCGGCGAGATCAAGCTGGATTGGGGCAAAGTCGAACGATTGTCGTCGGCAAGCCCGCTCAGGCTCCTGGTGCCGGGCGCCTCGCGCGACGTGCTTCGCGAATTCTTCTATGGGGCGCAGGACCTGCAAGAGGCCAGCGAGCTCGGGCCGGACGGTCCCGTGCGGCTGACCGACGTGACGGCGATCAACCTGGAACCGCTCCGGGTGACAGGGACCATCACGGTCGGCGGCAACAGCACCACCGGCAATAGCAGCGCCAAGGCATTCAACAGCGCCGTCCGCATGACAATTCAGGCCTATCGTCAGCGGCTGTTGATCGAGGGCAAATACAACTATGGACAAGCGGGCGATCAAGTCACCGCCCGCAACTCACTGGCGAGCCTGAAACACAATTACTTTGTCAGCAAACAGGTCTTCATCGAAACATTCGGCATGCTGGAAAAAGATACCCTGCAGAACCTCCAACTCCGTTCCACGATCGGTAGCGGCTTGGGATATCAGTTCTATGAAACGGCTCGCACCACTCTCGCCGTCTCCGCCGGTCTCGCGCATGTGAACGAACATTTCACAAACAGCCCCAGTACGGAGACCCCTTCTGCACGGTGGAGTCTTCGGTGGGAGCATGGCCTCTGGCCGGATCGCGTCAAGATCTTTCATCGCCACGAAGCATTTTGGGACCTCAACGGCGGAAACGCCTTCCGCGTGAACGCAGACCAGGGCGTCCGCATCACCGTGTACAAGAATCTCTTCTTCAACGTGGAATACGACCTGCGGTTGAACACTCAGCCGGCCCCAGGTCGCAAAAAGACAGACGAATCCGTGATCTTTGGGGTGGGTTATGAACTCCGCTGA
- a CDS encoding BON domain-containing protein, whose amino-acid sequence MPRSETMFMETRYLRQPMRPFHRWYLILPMLLLCLSTGCLMPMASTVPDSPKDPVISTNVEAKFAEDQQGGLSGIIVTTENGIVTLTGTVQKAERKAKAAELARQVKGVRRVKNDLDIHADAAP is encoded by the coding sequence ATGCCAAGATCCGAGACGATGTTCATGGAGACGCGATACCTGCGACAACCCATGCGCCCATTCCACCGGTGGTACCTGATCCTACCGATGCTGCTGCTGTGCCTCTCTACCGGCTGCTTAATGCCCATGGCCTCGACCGTCCCGGACAGTCCCAAAGATCCGGTGATTTCCACGAACGTCGAAGCGAAGTTCGCCGAAGACCAGCAGGGCGGACTTTCCGGGATCATCGTGACCACTGAAAACGGCATCGTGACGCTGACCGGCACGGTGCAGAAGGCCGAGCGCAAGGCAAAAGCCGCCGAATTGGCGCGGCAAGTGAAGGGGGTGAGGCGGGTGAAAAACGATCTGGATATTCACGCCGACGCTGCACCGTGA
- a CDS encoding response regulator: MLTQIQLPPHPQLLLVDDSPVNLDILTHHLRDKDYVCVTAPSGMRAWELLDKEPDRFYAVVLDRMMPEMDGIEVLKRMKAHPVLSQVPVIMQTAAGTQQQILEGLQAGAYYYLVKPYDKATLLAIVDAAVRDHSNYLEIRHDLRRTTATMRLLESATFTFKSPDEAKNMATLLAHAYPDPNRVVTGILELTLNAVEHGNLEIGYAQKTQLIEEDKLDEEIRRRLSDPLYASRVVTAHFARHPTKLSLQISDQGKGFDWKKYLDFDPDRAFDTHGRGIAMANKLSFDQIEYRGTGNRVITVLDLIPVPEELVA, encoded by the coding sequence ATGCTGACGCAGATACAGCTTCCTCCGCATCCGCAACTCTTGTTAGTGGATGACTCGCCCGTCAATCTCGACATCCTGACCCACCACCTGCGCGACAAAGACTATGTCTGCGTGACGGCACCGAGCGGCATGCGCGCATGGGAACTCTTGGACAAGGAGCCCGATCGGTTTTACGCCGTGGTGCTTGACCGCATGATGCCCGAAATGGACGGCATCGAGGTGCTCAAGCGAATGAAAGCGCATCCGGTACTGAGTCAGGTCCCGGTTATCATGCAGACCGCGGCCGGCACCCAACAGCAGATCCTGGAGGGTTTGCAGGCCGGCGCCTACTACTATCTGGTGAAACCCTACGACAAAGCCACGCTGCTGGCGATCGTCGATGCGGCCGTGCGTGATCACAGCAACTACTTGGAGATACGACACGACCTCCGCCGCACGACCGCCACCATGAGATTGCTGGAGTCGGCCACCTTCACGTTCAAATCGCCAGACGAAGCCAAGAACATGGCCACGCTGCTGGCGCATGCCTATCCAGATCCCAACCGCGTGGTCACCGGCATTCTTGAACTCACCTTGAACGCCGTCGAGCATGGCAACTTGGAGATTGGGTACGCGCAGAAAACGCAACTCATCGAGGAAGACAAGCTGGACGAAGAAATCAGGCGCCGTTTGAGCGACCCGCTGTATGCCTCCCGAGTAGTGACGGCTCACTTTGCCCGTCATCCCACGAAGCTATCCCTCCAAATCAGCGACCAGGGCAAGGGCTTTGATTGGAAAAAATATTTGGACTTCGATCCTGACCGCGCGTTCGATACCCATGGCCGCGGCATTGCCATGGCCAACAAGCTCAGCTTTGACCAGATCGAGTACCGCGGCACAGGCAACCGAGTCATCACGGTGCTCGACCTCATTCCTGTCCCGGAAGAGCTCGTCGCATAA
- a CDS encoding AsmA-like C-terminal domain-containing protein, with amino-acid sequence MSHPIVPSSRKQIGRFILLMLVFLVILSVGMVLVLPWLVNRPAGMAALLQEFEARTGHRISIEQSHVEIFPSPRVTLMQPRLYASASAEPLVFAEQMDIALQWMSLLDGRIVVKELVIDRPHVTLRRSPNGDWAIGNEHPSRAPSEPTAPLALLQVVRNLLVVEGMVTLVDESVSPSTPVNIIVTQAALSSDMLGRRATLSLSGELPQAGARAAFLWDGSVTQNGEGEGIQAEGDLRLHQLNVRQVLSSWMGDGRITDGFSQPAQLTAHLRWKPGAAGYDLLADEVRAEFADVSVQGSGAVQGIGTTQARFSSTLSASSVTAARLLSELPSAWVSTELRAQFADHGVEGVITLQSLSIAGDISSERPPHMNGTLAIRNGRFTRRLQDPPVEALSVNMVFDTDHLRMTEVRAQCGPIRLMGKDLLITQWMTDPHIDVNITGTAPVAGLVAAMGRLEEFPVLQNLAIDLEEPTGDVELQAHVMGRPLSGQPLALVAANFRLQRVGGRSALFPVSVRQVEAHGTITPTVVTIEHLTGWLGPAAFQAQGAVTMTEGKAYSNMTLTMSMEAATVQAWSAEHAQEALIPEMDGTIRLRAVVTGVAGSPRIKGSIDLGPAGLRLQHWLTKPLQAPAAIDFEGHLSPDKRLVVRHVGLRFPPVMISGSGAIDLAGEKAFSAHVSSGRIAVGRLPKGIVLGPLRAGTLDATLDMEGRINDRASWRTWGQIRFDDGTIKAENLDEPIRNAFVTLQFDQDRIHIPRMAFHVGASDLRISGSIAQWADHPKARLVVESSQIDLAAFEPSRSSPLPAARQRSSSHLWTDATLNAFLFADHVYYNKFLLTDLSTKITWDHGLLTVERISGDTNEGQLGGQVKIRTKNGQMEQARSIFRASGIQVERVLSQFQAKPVLSGWLTTSGKVQAEFERGMLLPAALTSRQPVQILVEDGHMYQHPVLSTLLSVLNLPAVLEGQVNFDKDGMPFDRLKLRGALNNGVIHTKEFLLDSPVLKISGTGRYDILADEFDMVLAVSPLGSYSALLKRIPLFGTLLSGDRQGFDTAVFELKGSANNPQLRYLPVESLITGVKGTAQLAFDIMVNAMTFPQKAFSMAEEGITDVEDAF; translated from the coding sequence ATGAGTCATCCCATCGTCCCGTCGTCACGAAAACAGATAGGCCGGTTCATCCTCCTGATGCTGGTTTTTCTGGTGATCCTCTCTGTGGGGATGGTCCTGGTTTTGCCCTGGCTGGTGAATCGTCCGGCAGGGATGGCGGCCTTGCTTCAGGAGTTCGAAGCGCGGACGGGACATCGGATCTCCATCGAGCAATCGCATGTCGAGATCTTCCCATCGCCTCGGGTGACACTGATGCAGCCCCGGCTCTACGCCTCTGCTTCCGCAGAACCATTGGTGTTTGCGGAGCAGATGGACATCGCGCTGCAGTGGATGTCGCTGCTGGATGGACGCATCGTCGTCAAGGAGCTGGTCATCGACCGGCCTCACGTGACCCTTCGCCGGTCGCCGAACGGGGATTGGGCCATAGGCAATGAGCATCCCTCACGCGCGCCTTCAGAACCGACTGCGCCGCTTGCATTGTTGCAGGTCGTGAGGAATCTGCTCGTGGTTGAAGGAATGGTGACGCTCGTCGATGAATCGGTTTCTCCGTCCACGCCCGTAAACATCATCGTGACGCAGGCTGCGTTATCGAGCGACATGTTGGGCCGTCGCGCGACGCTGTCTCTTTCGGGAGAGCTTCCGCAGGCAGGCGCGCGTGCGGCGTTCCTCTGGGACGGTTCAGTTACGCAAAACGGCGAAGGTGAAGGGATACAGGCAGAAGGGGATCTGCGGCTCCATCAGCTGAATGTGCGGCAGGTATTGTCCTCCTGGATGGGGGACGGCCGGATCACCGATGGGTTTTCTCAGCCAGCGCAGCTGACGGCCCACCTGCGTTGGAAGCCAGGAGCGGCGGGATATGATCTGCTGGCCGACGAGGTGAGAGCCGAGTTCGCGGATGTCTCCGTACAGGGCTCCGGGGCCGTGCAGGGTATCGGGACGACACAGGCACGATTTTCATCGACGCTGTCCGCGTCCTCGGTGACGGCCGCGCGCCTCCTGAGTGAGCTGCCCTCCGCCTGGGTATCGACTGAGTTACGGGCGCAGTTCGCGGACCATGGGGTGGAGGGCGTGATCACCCTACAATCCTTGTCGATTGCCGGCGACATCAGCTCCGAGAGACCTCCGCACATGAACGGCACACTGGCGATTCGAAACGGCCGGTTCACGCGTCGTCTACAGGACCCTCCCGTCGAGGCGCTGTCCGTGAACATGGTGTTTGATACCGATCACCTGCGTATGACAGAGGTACGCGCACAATGCGGCCCGATCAGGTTGATGGGGAAGGATTTGTTGATCACCCAGTGGATGACCGATCCGCATATCGATGTGAATATCACCGGCACGGCGCCAGTGGCCGGGCTGGTGGCGGCGATGGGTCGCCTGGAAGAGTTTCCGGTATTGCAAAATCTGGCCATTGACTTGGAAGAACCGACCGGCGATGTGGAGTTGCAGGCCCATGTGATGGGGCGACCGCTCAGTGGGCAGCCGCTCGCGTTGGTGGCGGCCAATTTTCGGCTCCAGCGTGTTGGAGGCCGCAGTGCGCTGTTCCCGGTTTCTGTGCGACAGGTCGAAGCGCACGGCACTATTACACCGACCGTCGTGACGATCGAGCATCTGACCGGATGGCTGGGACCGGCCGCCTTTCAGGCTCAGGGGGCAGTGACCATGACGGAGGGCAAAGCCTATTCCAATATGACGTTGACGATGAGCATGGAGGCGGCGACGGTGCAAGCGTGGTCGGCGGAGCACGCCCAGGAAGCATTGATTCCGGAGATGGACGGTACCATTCGCTTGCGCGCAGTCGTGACGGGCGTCGCCGGATCTCCACGTATCAAAGGCAGTATTGATCTGGGGCCGGCCGGCTTACGCCTGCAGCATTGGCTGACCAAACCGTTGCAGGCTCCCGCCGCCATCGATTTCGAAGGGCATCTTTCCCCGGACAAGCGGTTAGTGGTCCGGCATGTCGGCCTCAGGTTTCCTCCGGTCATGATTTCAGGATCCGGGGCCATCGACTTAGCCGGGGAGAAGGCGTTTTCGGCGCACGTGTCGTCCGGTCGGATTGCCGTCGGCAGGCTTCCGAAAGGCATCGTTCTGGGTCCCCTGCGGGCCGGAACGCTGGATGCCACCCTTGATATGGAAGGCCGAATCAACGACCGTGCCTCCTGGCGTACATGGGGACAGATCAGATTCGATGACGGCACGATCAAGGCGGAGAACCTCGATGAACCGATTCGCAACGCGTTTGTGACGCTGCAGTTTGATCAAGATCGAATTCATATTCCCCGCATGGCGTTCCACGTGGGCGCGAGTGATCTCCGGATATCCGGCTCGATTGCCCAATGGGCCGACCATCCGAAGGCTCGCCTCGTCGTGGAGTCGTCGCAAATTGATCTCGCGGCATTCGAACCGTCTCGGTCGAGCCCGTTGCCGGCGGCCCGACAGCGATCTTCATCCCATCTCTGGACGGATGCCACGCTGAATGCGTTTCTGTTTGCCGATCACGTGTATTACAACAAGTTTCTGCTGACCGATCTCTCGACCAAGATTACCTGGGATCATGGACTGCTGACGGTGGAACGGATCAGCGGAGATACGAACGAGGGCCAGCTCGGCGGCCAGGTGAAGATCCGCACGAAGAATGGACAGATGGAACAGGCTCGCAGCATCTTCCGGGCCAGCGGCATTCAGGTCGAGCGGGTCCTCTCGCAGTTTCAGGCGAAGCCAGTCCTGTCAGGCTGGTTGACCACGTCGGGGAAGGTTCAGGCGGAATTCGAGCGAGGGATGCTTCTACCTGCAGCCCTCACCAGTCGGCAGCCGGTTCAAATCCTTGTCGAGGACGGGCATATGTATCAACATCCGGTGTTGTCTACGCTGCTGTCGGTGTTGAATCTTCCGGCTGTGCTGGAGGGGCAGGTGAACTTCGACAAAGACGGCATGCCGTTCGATCGGCTCAAGCTCCGGGGGGCTCTCAACAACGGCGTGATCCACACGAAGGAATTTCTGCTCGACAGTCCCGTGCTCAAGATCAGCGGAACGGGGCGCTATGACATCCTGGCGGATGAATTCGATATGGTGTTGGCGGTCAGCCCGCTCGGATCCTATTCCGCGCTCTTGAAACGGATTCCCCTGTTCGGAACCCTGCTGTCAGGCGATCGTCAGGGATTTGATACTGCTGTGTTTGAGCTGAAGGGATCGGCGAACAATCCGCAGTTGCGCTATCTTCCAGTGGAATCGCTGATAACCGGCGTGAAGGGAACGGCCCAGTTGGCTTTCGATATTATGGTCAACGCCATGACGTTCCCGCAAAAAGCCTTCTCGATGGCGGAAGAGGGCATCACGGACGTGGAAGACGCGTTCTGA